A part of Flavobacteriaceae bacterium GSB9 genomic DNA contains:
- a CDS encoding pectinesterase family protein — translation MRKLSFVFMIPLLLFAFLAQGQTTTLADTASSITWVLDEGSAAQSADYLAGTESYFEPTGASVTDGANLIFYTGGDPAGTRTANGGLFTCWETNGKIDTAGPESAVDFVFEPVSGLTFTPTLITLDAQRFGTGNGKLDIEWVNENGTTSVVTAQATARDSDGNYSSLSYDLSGLGITAGAGASTLKVYLYSLQEAKQFGLANVHVEGVLNGEIVLPTVYNLGDGSTFENDGVQWNPVLTTTSPDGKLRTQASTTLFHSTQYGVAIRDGNVMEVDVDGTLSTVRFYGSRFSAGTMSGGISPGGNELGVFDVDMDAYPDMEDRTGYYEFTYRGGPRTLYFTFSGNVAYTPAIEVTNQTVVFPKTDVWDFGAQQFDPVLYNNMLDEAKINAWYDGVTPGTSGTNLPTNWTEGALSWTSSSSTSDRLRTSNTNLTRWDENLGTSNPDYTGRIYSNSRSDSRYFTITLAEDDELTVALLSQDGTADNIQFQYVADSSIQDDIISVGTELVEFKFVAKAAGDYKLFSPNDKMSVYRFSRKDAEYVTLSGNVDETNAPGIPDGYAINFTNEAGKTFSAVVNNGTYSIDLPYDYTYTLSLENANGYLIGNGLTLNVTEETTNYDIQVLLVTLYSVSGNITGLPDLTNLELTFTPDPDANKIYNPIITINETASTYSVELEADVEYTISAEGVNDYEILNNTITITGNQTADIVFTPKPLYDITINTPDLNATQRALVGLTFTNLNEEGYSYSFTDIDAVALRDGVYSISYDGGLDEYPLEMALTSNLTVNGANVTKDLKFDPVTEWVFRDRNISGATAYKGLLFTGAVNVRGGNGDLNAGAGATIAIPVKPGDKVILTDYYVSNYSIEGGPTIENTSQSTSVNVVGEYIYQGTTDGYVNVAIGGTTYFVSIKTVSIAPYRSVITVGEDKDYQTINGALNEVARMDRPNDEQVTIMIDPGNYEEMLVIENPNIHLKNAASIPSIGLLNKGVDIEDGAVRITSYYGQSYNFYSQGTDNKWSAEALAVNKDNGYTDYVNREGTGGGSSYWNATVVIKSTNITIEDIILENSFNQYISLKESQDVVEAKDPSKLPTRPTDYGNTDVQNRAAGYVTQAAAIGVASSADKVILNNCRVIGRQDSFYGAAPARVVVYKGAMMGAVDYIFGAMTAVFYKTKFVLNTSDASNDAAYITAAQQSGGRGYLMYEGHVVSPIPGVETASTNGSKPGYFGRPWAPNTSEVVFYNTTIDESTYPGNEGESLINPVGWTSSLGGESPFMYEYGTIEESGVDNSGNRVSWSTVLSTPILTDGTEITTFNFTKGNDGWDPIPTLDAEEDSDYDGVLDTDDNCNLAYNPNQEDFDNDGIGDTCDDSDGDGFLDSEDDCPNSPEGATVNVFGCEVFELPNNNFSITANSVSCQGQNDGWINITSQNTDYTFNVSVNGGAASAFSSSTTIEGLSAGSYEVCITIDGRDNYEQCFNVTVEGPTNFEVSSKVGRAENKVTISLSGADSYNINHNGQVITTSQSSIVIDLVSGQNNLEISTDSACQGKHSESIFLSEEVLVYPNPTAGNLQVYVNGNDSRVEVSVFDIQGRHYMVSSKDLSLTRTLDLDLSNLGDGLYYLQLNGDTVRKSIKIVKK, via the coding sequence ATGAGAAAACTTTCCTTTGTTTTTATGATTCCTTTGTTGCTATTTGCATTTTTGGCGCAAGGACAAACAACAACACTTGCGGATACCGCATCTAGTATAACTTGGGTGCTGGATGAAGGCTCTGCAGCTCAATCTGCAGATTACTTGGCAGGAACAGAATCATATTTTGAGCCAACTGGTGCTAGTGTTACAGATGGGGCCAATTTAATATTTTACACCGGTGGTGATCCTGCAGGTACAAGAACTGCAAACGGCGGTTTATTTACTTGTTGGGAGACCAACGGAAAAATTGATACAGCTGGACCTGAAAGTGCTGTAGATTTTGTATTTGAGCCAGTTTCCGGATTGACATTTACACCAACCTTAATTACACTCGATGCCCAAAGATTTGGGACTGGAAATGGCAAACTTGATATTGAGTGGGTTAATGAGAATGGTACTACTTCTGTAGTAACAGCTCAAGCTACAGCAAGAGATAGTGATGGTAATTATTCATCTTTAAGTTATGATTTAAGTGGTCTAGGAATCACTGCTGGTGCTGGTGCAAGTACTTTAAAAGTATACTTATATAGCTTACAGGAAGCAAAGCAATTTGGTCTTGCGAATGTTCATGTTGAGGGTGTTTTAAACGGTGAAATAGTTTTACCAACTGTCTATAATTTAGGTGATGGGTCTACATTTGAAAATGATGGTGTTCAATGGAATCCCGTTCTAACTACCACAAGTCCTGATGGAAAATTAAGAACACAAGCTTCTACAACATTGTTTCATAGTACTCAATATGGTGTAGCTATTAGAGATGGTAATGTGATGGAGGTTGATGTTGATGGAACTCTGTCTACAGTTCGCTTTTATGGATCTAGATTCAGTGCGGGAACTATGAGTGGTGGAATCTCTCCCGGAGGAAATGAACTGGGTGTTTTCGATGTAGATATGGATGCTTATCCCGATATGGAAGACCGAACAGGTTATTATGAGTTTACATATAGAGGAGGGCCAAGGACCTTATATTTTACCTTTAGTGGTAATGTTGCATACACCCCTGCCATTGAAGTAACAAATCAAACGGTTGTATTCCCAAAAACAGATGTTTGGGACTTTGGCGCACAACAATTTGACCCCGTACTTTATAACAATATGTTAGATGAAGCTAAAATTAATGCCTGGTATGATGGTGTGACCCCAGGTACTTCTGGTACAAATTTACCGACAAATTGGACTGAAGGAGCATTATCATGGACAAGTTCCAGTAGCACAAGTGATAGATTAAGAACATCTAATACTAATCTTACTCGTTGGGATGAAAACCTGGGTACTTCCAATCCTGATTATACAGGTAGAATTTATAGTAATAGCCGTTCAGACAGTAGATATTTTACTATTACTTTAGCTGAAGATGATGAGTTGACGGTTGCACTTCTTTCCCAAGATGGCACAGCAGATAATATTCAATTTCAGTACGTAGCCGATTCTTCAATACAAGATGATATCATTTCAGTTGGTACAGAGTTAGTGGAATTCAAATTTGTCGCTAAAGCTGCTGGTGATTATAAACTTTTTTCACCTAATGATAAAATGAGCGTCTATAGATTTTCTAGAAAAGATGCTGAATATGTAACTCTTTCTGGAAATGTTGATGAAACCAACGCTCCTGGAATTCCAGATGGCTATGCCATTAATTTCACTAATGAAGCAGGTAAAACTTTTTCAGCAGTGGTTAATAATGGCACTTATAGTATTGACTTACCTTATGATTATACATACACTCTTAGTTTAGAAAATGCGAATGGATACCTTATAGGTAATGGACTCACTCTAAATGTTACTGAAGAAACAACTAATTATGATATTCAAGTATTACTGGTTACATTGTATAGTGTTAGTGGTAATATAACAGGGTTGCCAGATTTGACTAACCTAGAATTAACATTCACACCAGATCCTGATGCTAATAAAATTTACAATCCTATTATTACTATTAATGAAACAGCATCAACCTATTCTGTGGAATTAGAAGCAGATGTAGAATATACAATATCAGCAGAAGGTGTAAATGATTATGAAATTTTAAATAATACTATTACAATAACAGGAAATCAAACTGCAGACATAGTTTTTACTCCTAAACCTTTGTATGATATAACGATTAATACCCCAGATTTAAATGCCACTCAACGCGCTTTGGTGGGTTTAACTTTTACCAATTTAAATGAAGAAGGGTATTCTTATAGTTTTACTGATATCGATGCAGTCGCACTGCGTGATGGCGTCTACTCTATCAGCTATGATGGTGGTTTGGATGAATATCCACTTGAAATGGCACTTACATCGAATTTAACAGTAAATGGAGCAAACGTGACAAAAGATTTAAAGTTTGATCCTGTAACTGAATGGGTATTTAGGGATCGTAATATCTCTGGTGCAACAGCCTATAAAGGCCTTCTATTTACAGGAGCAGTGAATGTAAGAGGAGGTAACGGCGATTTAAACGCTGGAGCTGGAGCTACCATAGCTATACCCGTAAAACCTGGAGATAAGGTGATATTAACCGATTATTATGTGTCCAACTATTCTATTGAAGGTGGGCCAACTATTGAAAATACTTCACAAAGTACAAGTGTAAATGTAGTTGGGGAGTATATTTATCAAGGAACCACAGACGGCTATGTTAATGTAGCTATTGGAGGAACTACCTATTTCGTTTCAATTAAAACCGTATCAATAGCACCATACAGATCGGTTATTACGGTAGGTGAAGATAAAGATTATCAAACCATTAATGGTGCTTTAAATGAGGTTGCAAGAATGGATCGTCCAAATGACGAACAGGTCACTATAATGATAGACCCAGGCAATTATGAGGAAATGTTGGTTATTGAAAATCCAAATATCCATCTAAAAAATGCAGCGTCCATTCCAAGCATTGGACTTTTAAACAAAGGAGTTGATATTGAAGATGGTGCTGTGAGGATAACTTCTTATTACGGACAATCTTATAATTTCTATAGCCAGGGAACCGATAATAAATGGAGCGCCGAAGCACTTGCTGTCAATAAAGACAATGGTTATACAGATTATGTAAATAGAGAAGGAACCGGTGGCGGATCATCATATTGGAATGCTACAGTAGTTATTAAATCTACTAACATTACTATAGAGGATATTATTCTTGAGAACTCCTTTAATCAATATATTTCTTTAAAAGAATCGCAAGATGTAGTTGAAGCTAAAGATCCATCAAAATTACCAACACGACCTACCGATTACGGCAATACCGATGTGCAAAATAGAGCTGCAGGTTATGTTACTCAAGCCGCAGCCATAGGCGTTGCTTCTAGTGCCGATAAAGTAATTTTGAATAATTGCCGAGTAATTGGACGTCAAGACTCATTTTATGGAGCAGCTCCTGCAAGAGTTGTTGTATACAAAGGAGCAATGATGGGAGCCGTTGATTATATATTTGGAGCAATGACGGCGGTTTTCTATAAAACCAAATTTGTTTTAAATACCAGTGATGCAAGTAATGATGCTGCCTATATTACAGCAGCACAACAGTCCGGCGGAAGAGGTTATTTAATGTATGAAGGTCATGTAGTATCTCCAATTCCTGGAGTAGAAACAGCCTCTACTAATGGTTCTAAACCTGGTTATTTTGGACGACCATGGGCACCTAATACAAGTGAAGTCGTATTTTATAATACAACTATAGATGAATCAACCTATCCTGGCAATGAAGGGGAATCGTTAATTAATCCTGTAGGTTGGACAAGTTCATTGGGAGGAGAGTCTCCGTTTATGTATGAATATGGAACCATTGAAGAGTCTGGAGTAGATAATTCTGGCAACCGTGTATCATGGTCTACAGTATTATCGACACCAATTTTAACGGATGGCACGGAGATTACAACATTCAACTTTACAAAAGGCAACGATGGCTGGGATCCAATCCCAACATTAGATGCCGAAGAGGATTCTGATTATGATGGTGTACTAGATACTGATGATAACTGTAATTTAGCCTACAACCCTAATCAAGAAGACTTTGATAATGATGGTATTGGTGATACTTGTGATGATAGTGATGGAGATGGTTTTCTTGATAGTGAGGACGATTGTCCTAATTCTCCAGAAGGTGCCACAGTAAATGTTTTTGGTTGTGAGGTTTTTGAACTTCCGAATAACAATTTCAGCATAACAGCAAATTCTGTCAGTTGTCAGGGACAAAATGATGGATGGATTAATATTACTTCCCAAAATACAGATTATACGTTTAACGTATCTGTGAACGGAGGAGCGGCATCTGCCTTTTCATCATCTACTACTATTGAAGGGTTAAGTGCTGGAAGTTATGAAGTTTGTATAACCATTGATGGTAGAGATAATTATGAGCAATGTTTTAACGTGACTGTCGAGGGGCCAACTAATTTCGAAGTGTCGTCTAAAGTAGGCCGAGCAGAAAATAAAGTGACGATATCATTATCTGGTGCTGATAGTTATAACATTAACCATAACGGTCAGGTAATAACAACAAGCCAATCCTCAATTGTTATTGATTTGGTTTCAGGTCAGAACAATTTGGAGATTTCTACAGACTCCGCTTGTCAAGGTAAGCATTCAGAAAGCATATTTTTATCTGAAGAAGTGCTAGTTTATCCTAACCCAACTGCAGGTAACCTTCAGGTTTATGTTAACGGTAACGATTCAAGGGTTGAGGTTTCGGTGTTTGATATCCAAGGTAGGCATTATATGGTCTCAAGCAAAGATCTATCCTTAACCAGAACTTTAGACCTTGATTTGTCAAATTTAGGAGATGGTTTGTATTACCTTCAATTAAATGGAGATACTGTTAGAAAATCAATTAAAATCGTTAAAAAATAA